A region of Natribaculum luteum DNA encodes the following proteins:
- a CDS encoding DUF7508 domain-containing protein, producing MPLRKQWRDLDRETVARAPDRPGVYELGDGDGTVLAVESGILRDELKTALAYGDGEQVRWEETHTRQQAADLAADHRDRLE from the coding sequence ATGCCGCTTCGAAAACAGTGGCGCGATCTCGATCGGGAGACCGTCGCCCGCGCGCCGGATCGACCCGGCGTCTACGAACTCGGCGACGGGGATGGGACCGTCCTCGCCGTGGAGTCGGGCATCCTGCGTGACGAACTCAAGACGGCGCTGGCCTACGGCGACGGCGAACAGGTGCGCTGGGAGGAGACGCACACGCGCCAGCAGGCTGCCGACCTCGCCGCCGACCACCGCGACCGCCTCGAGTGA